The following proteins are encoded in a genomic region of Arcobacter suis CECT 7833:
- a CDS encoding NADH-quinone oxidoreductase subunit J family protein codes for MADLVFIALAFLAISGAIAMIVYKNPMYSALGILITMLSVAGMFALLNATFLFLVQIIVYAGAIMTLILFILMFLNIKEEDLPQEPNKYKLIVIGAFIMIPLNVLVLKAVSKLPQKDLNISDTNFGDIKPIGIELYNNWFIAFELISILLLIALIGSVVLAKKRKSKLNNKGKQL; via the coding sequence ATGGCTGATTTAGTTTTTATTGCTTTAGCATTTTTAGCAATTAGCGGTGCAATTGCTATGATTGTATATAAAAATCCTATGTATAGTGCTTTAGGAATTTTAATTACAATGTTAAGTGTTGCTGGAATGTTTGCTTTATTAAATGCAACTTTTCTATTTTTAGTTCAGATTATTGTTTATGCTGGGGCTATTATGACTTTGATTTTATTTATTTTAATGTTTTTAAATATAAAAGAAGAGGATTTACCACAAGAACCAAATAAATATAAACTAATTGTTATTGGTGCATTTATAATGATTCCTTTAAATGTACTTGTATTAAAAGCTGTTTCAAAACTTCCACAAAAAGATTTAAATATTAGTGATACAAATTTTGGAGATATAAAACCAATAGGGATAGAACTTTATAATAATTGGTTTATAGCTTTTGAATTAATTTCTATTTTACTTTTAATTGCGCTTATTGGTTCAGTTGTACTTGCAAAAAAAAGAAAATCAAAACTTAATAACAAAGGAAAACAATTATGA
- a CDS encoding NuoI/complex I 23 kDa subunit family protein, whose product MGIKVVPRYGKSFKDKLYLPAIAGGMKTTFRHFMKNLKDIDNLKTVSYPEVQPTDLNERYRGVHRLTKHEDGSEKCVACFMCATACPAECIFIEAEERFDEHDEKRPKEFKIDLLECVFCGYCVEACPCDAIRMDTGIFSFTASKREDFVLNKKALMANERSKDLNNG is encoded by the coding sequence ATGGGAATAAAAGTAGTACCAAGATACGGTAAATCATTTAAAGACAAATTATATCTTCCAGCAATTGCAGGAGGAATGAAAACAACTTTTAGACATTTCATGAAAAACTTAAAAGATATTGATAATTTAAAAACTGTATCTTATCCAGAAGTTCAACCAACTGATTTGAATGAAAGATATAGAGGTGTGCATAGACTCACAAAACATGAAGATGGAAGTGAGAAATGTGTTGCATGTTTTATGTGTGCAACAGCTTGTCCTGCTGAATGTATTTTTATTGAAGCCGAAGAAAGATTTGATGAGCATGATGAAAAAAGACCTAAAGAATTCAAAATAGATTTATTAGAATGTGTATTTTGTGGATATTGTGTTGAAGCTTGTCCATGTGATGCAATTAGAATGGATACAGGGATTTTTTCATTTACAGCTAGTAAAAGAGAAGATTTTGTTTTAAACAAAAAAGCTTTAATGGCAAATGAAAGATCAAAGGATTTAAACAATGGCTGA
- the nuoK gene encoding NADH-quinone oxidoreductase subunit NuoK has protein sequence MISLTSYAFVSMMLFSIGVIGVIARRNIFVIYMSIELMLNGVNLFLVTFARYHFNMDPQVITIMVISIAAAEAAIFLSVIILLYRSRKSLDTDIFTTLTQGEKS, from the coding sequence ATGATTTCATTAACATCTTATGCATTTGTTTCAATGATGTTATTCTCTATTGGCGTAATTGGAGTAATTGCAAGAAGAAATATCTTTGTTATTTATATGTCAATTGAGTTGATGTTAAATGGTGTAAATCTATTTTTAGTTACCTTTGCAAGATACCATTTTAATATGGATCCGCAAGTTATTACAATAATGGTAATTTCAATAGCTGCTGCTGAAGCTGCAATATTTTTATCTGTAATAATTTTATTATACCGATCAAGAAAATCTTTAGATACAGATATTTTTACAACTCTTACTCAAGGGGAAAAATCATGA
- a CDS encoding citrate synthase produces MTKNTMTLTDNRNGKSYEYNIIDGTRGPSVVDISTFYKDSGMFTYDPGYTSTASCESKITFIDGENSELRYRGYDITDLAGKHSFLDVSYLLMRGKLPTPEASKNFDLEIRHRSFLNEGIIRLFDALPDGAHPMATMGAATMALAAFYKDHLHLEDEDAFKMMRRRILAKMPVIAAMAYRNSIGTPLIYPDVNRYFTENFLYMLRAYPGGRMKYLGNGQNDEIKQVEIDALDAILTLHADHEQNASTTTVRNVGSTEAHPYVAIASGISALWGSAHGGANEKVMDQLRLIGDVKNVPTYIAKAKDKNDPFRLMGFGHRVYKNRDPRAETLKGLQDKLKEELKLDSKLLDIAHAVEQAALSDDYFKERGLYPNIDFYSGVILTALKIPVEMFTPIFVIGRTPGWLAQWSELKQDPKHKIARPRQLYTGN; encoded by the coding sequence ATGACAAAAAATACAATGACATTAACTGATAACAGAAATGGCAAATCATATGAATATAATATTATTGATGGTACAAGAGGACCTAGCGTTGTAGATATTTCTACATTCTATAAAGATTCTGGAATGTTTACTTATGACCCAGGTTATACTTCAACTGCTTCTTGCGAATCAAAAATCACATTTATTGATGGTGAAAATTCTGAATTAAGATATAGAGGTTATGATATTACAGATCTTGCAGGAAAACACTCTTTCTTAGATGTTTCTTATTTATTAATGAGAGGAAAACTTCCAACTCCTGAGGCTTCAAAAAACTTTGATTTAGAAATCAGACATAGATCATTTTTAAATGAAGGAATTATTAGATTATTTGACGCTTTACCAGATGGTGCTCACCCAATGGCTACAATGGGAGCTGCAACAATGGCTCTTGCTGCATTTTATAAAGATCATTTACATTTAGAAGATGAAGATGCTTTCAAAATGATGAGAAGAAGAATTTTAGCTAAAATGCCAGTAATTGCTGCAATGGCTTATAGAAATTCAATTGGTACACCACTTATTTATCCAGATGTAAATAGATATTTCACTGAAAACTTCTTATATATGTTAAGAGCATATCCAGGTGGAAGAATGAAATATTTAGGAAATGGACAAAATGATGAAATAAAACAAGTTGAAATCGATGCATTAGATGCAATTTTAACTTTACATGCTGACCATGAACAAAATGCTTCTACAACAACTGTAAGAAACGTAGGTTCAACAGAAGCTCACCCTTATGTTGCAATTGCTTCTGGTATTTCTGCACTTTGGGGATCAGCTCACGGTGGAGCAAATGAAAAAGTTATGGATCAACTAAGATTAATTGGTGATGTTAAAAATGTACCAACTTATATTGCAAAAGCAAAAGATAAAAATGATCCATTTAGATTAATGGGATTCGGTCACAGAGTTTATAAAAATAGAGATCCAAGAGCTGAAACATTAAAAGGTTTACAAGATAAATTAAAAGAAGAGTTAAAACTTGATTCTAAATTATTAGATATTGCTCATGCTGTTGAACAAGCTGCATTAAGTGATGATTACTTTAAAGAAAGAGGTTTATATCCAAATATTGACTTCTATTCAGGTGTAATTTTAACTGCACTTAAAATTCCTGTTGAAATGTTTACTCCAATCTTCGTTATTGGTAGAACTCCAGGATGGTTAGCGCAATGGTCAGAATTAAAACAAGATCCTAAACACAAAATAGCAAGACCAAGACAATTATATACAGGTAACTAA
- a CDS encoding NADH-quinone oxidoreductase subunit B: MGLGVESKLGDSIVTTRLDHAINWGRSYSLWPMVFGTACCGIEFMAVAGSRYDLSRFGAEVVRFSPRQADLLIVAGTISYKQAPILKKIYEQMCEPKWVISMGACACSGGFYDNYTTLQGIDEIIPVDEYIAGCPPRPEAVLDAIMRIQEKANDESIIKDRIKEYKGILDA, from the coding sequence ATGGGATTAGGAGTTGAATCAAAACTTGGGGATTCTATAGTTACAACTAGACTTGACCATGCTATTAATTGGGGAAGATCATATTCTTTATGGCCAATGGTTTTTGGAACAGCCTGTTGTGGAATTGAATTTATGGCAGTTGCTGGCTCAAGATATGACCTATCAAGATTTGGAGCAGAAGTTGTAAGATTTTCTCCCAGACAAGCTGATTTACTAATTGTTGCTGGAACAATTTCATATAAACAAGCACCTATTTTGAAAAAAATATATGAACAAATGTGTGAACCTAAATGGGTTATTTCTATGGGAGCATGTGCCTGTTCTGGCGGATTTTATGATAACTATACAACTTTACAAGGAATAGATGAAATTATTCCTGTTGATGAATATATTGCAGGTTGTCCTCCAAGACCAGAAGCAGTTCTTGATGCTATTATGAGAATTCAAGAAAAAGCAAATGATGAATCAATTATTAAAGATAGAATCAAAGAGTATAAAGGAATTTTAGATGCTTAA
- a CDS encoding complex I subunit 1/NuoH family protein: MSTSSIIIIIANIVIAVILAVGLTPVFVWWERRISAFMQDRSGPNRCHIGPFRLGGVIQSFADMLKLVFKEDFTPSHIKYKFFFTIAPAIVFMCSFLTFAAIPYADVLVIDGKENIMQAIPNELGIMWFLAFAGLSVYGIILGGYSSGSKYGLLGSIRASAQVISYEAAMGLAIISMLLSYGSIHLTDIVNAQAGTYLGVIPMWGIFIQPLAAIIFIICAFAETNRAPFDLAEGESELVAGYHTEYSAMRFGLFQVGEYSAMSASSAIIVTLFFGGYQIPWLDTQAIQSNINYVILAIILLLPIKIFILTKWMKKNNKTVGSDKSRQKETKILTFIFWSLAIFIMAVLISFLITGLGTNGVNIATAVIQIGTFLIKFFMMAFVYIWVRWTVLRFRYDQLQMLGWKVLIPLALLNIVITAIIVVVRGS; the protein is encoded by the coding sequence ATGAGTACTTCATCTATAATCATCATAATTGCAAATATAGTTATAGCTGTTATTCTAGCAGTTGGACTAACTCCGGTTTTTGTATGGTGGGAAAGAAGAATATCTGCTTTTATGCAAGACAGAAGTGGACCAAATAGATGTCATATTGGACCATTTAGATTAGGTGGCGTAATACAAAGTTTTGCAGATATGCTAAAACTTGTATTTAAAGAAGATTTCACTCCTTCACATATTAAATACAAATTTTTCTTTACAATTGCTCCAGCTATTGTATTTATGTGTTCTTTTTTAACTTTTGCAGCTATTCCTTATGCTGATGTTTTAGTAATTGATGGAAAAGAAAATATAATGCAAGCAATCCCAAATGAATTGGGAATAATGTGGTTTTTAGCCTTTGCAGGATTATCTGTTTATGGAATTATTCTTGGAGGTTACTCTTCTGGAAGTAAATATGGACTTTTAGGTTCAATTAGAGCATCTGCTCAAGTTATATCTTATGAAGCAGCGATGGGTTTAGCCATAATATCAATGCTTTTATCTTATGGTTCAATTCATTTAACAGATATTGTAAATGCTCAAGCTGGAACTTATTTAGGTGTGATTCCAATGTGGGGTATATTTATACAACCACTTGCAGCTATAATTTTTATTATTTGTGCCTTTGCAGAAACAAATAGAGCACCTTTTGACTTAGCAGAAGGAGAATCAGAATTAGTTGCTGGTTATCATACTGAATATAGTGCAATGAGATTTGGTTTATTTCAAGTTGGTGAATATTCAGCTATGAGTGCTTCTAGTGCAATAATTGTAACTCTGTTTTTCGGTGGTTATCAAATTCCTTGGTTAGATACTCAAGCTATTCAAAGTAATATAAATTATGTAATTCTAGCAATTATACTACTTCTTCCAATAAAAATATTTATACTTACAAAATGGATGAAAAAGAATAATAAAACAGTAGGTTCAGATAAATCAAGACAAAAAGAGACAAAAATTTTAACTTTTATATTTTGGTCTTTAGCTATTTTTATTATGGCTGTATTAATCTCTTTTTTAATAACAGGACTAGGAACAAATGGTGTTAATATAGCAACTGCTGTAATTCAAATTGGGACTTTTTTAATTAAATTTTTTATGATGGCATTTGTTTATATTTGGGTTAGATGGACAGTATTAAGATTTAGATATGACCAATTACAAATGTTAGGGTGGAAAGTATTAATTCCATTGGCTCTTTTAAATATTGTAATAACAGCAATTATTGTTGTAGTAAGAGGAAGTTAA
- a CDS encoding 2Fe-2S iron-sulfur cluster-binding protein codes for MGEMINITVNGAQMQAAKGSLLIDKLLDENIHIPHFCYHQALGKDGNCRMCMVEIEGQKRPQIACDTPVKDGMVVRTKGENIEKVRRDILELELINHPIDCPTCDQAGECKLQDYYMESGFYDSRVNLENKNHARKRIDLGSNVMLDQERCVLCTRCVRFCANITKTHELGVISRADHSVIGTFPGRPLNNPYAMNVIDICPVGALTNKDFRFKQRVWFLETFDAICNGCSKGCNIYVDHRKEKYKDDQIFRFRPRVNKAINGWFMCDEGRLSYTNESENRFENPLIDKNPTSVNTTITNVFKELTTNKNILFVLSANLSYEEMLNVKNLTSKLNVQISGYSPNTIDKDFGDDYLRTNDKTTNRASFKQLEIDETKEYFETALNNASLVFIVENNYFDKNLNLLENKKVISLFSHNCETINHSNIAIPVASFYEKSGTYINNDGFKQKVISKMNKNNPMKTITTIIEDLKSMIEKGTL; via the coding sequence ATGGGTGAAATGATTAATATAACAGTCAATGGAGCACAAATGCAAGCTGCTAAGGGTAGCTTGTTGATTGATAAATTATTGGATGAAAATATACATATTCCTCATTTTTGTTATCACCAAGCACTTGGTAAAGATGGAAATTGTAGAATGTGTATGGTTGAGATTGAAGGTCAAAAAAGACCTCAAATCGCCTGTGACACTCCTGTGAAAGATGGAATGGTTGTAAGAACTAAAGGTGAAAATATCGAAAAAGTTAGACGAGATATTTTAGAACTAGAACTTATTAATCATCCAATTGATTGTCCTACTTGTGATCAAGCAGGAGAATGTAAACTTCAAGATTATTACATGGAATCAGGATTTTATGACTCGAGAGTAAATCTTGAAAATAAAAATCATGCAAGAAAAAGAATCGACTTAGGTTCAAATGTAATGCTTGATCAAGAAAGATGTGTACTTTGTACGAGATGCGTAAGATTTTGTGCAAATATTACTAAAACTCATGAATTAGGAGTTATTAGTAGAGCTGACCATTCAGTTATTGGAACATTTCCAGGTCGACCACTAAATAATCCTTATGCTATGAATGTTATTGATATTTGTCCAGTTGGAGCTTTAACTAACAAAGATTTTAGATTCAAACAAAGAGTTTGGTTTTTAGAAACTTTTGATGCAATTTGTAATGGTTGTTCAAAAGGTTGTAATATTTATGTTGATCATAGAAAAGAAAAATATAAAGATGACCAAATATTCAGATTTAGACCTAGAGTTAATAAAGCTATCAATGGTTGGTTTATGTGTGATGAAGGAAGATTATCTTATACAAACGAAAGTGAAAATAGATTTGAAAATCCTTTAATTGATAAGAATCCAACAAGTGTTAATACAACTATTACAAATGTTTTTAAAGAACTTACAACAAATAAAAATATTTTATTTGTATTAAGTGCAAATCTTTCATATGAAGAGATGTTAAATGTAAAAAATTTAACTTCAAAATTAAATGTTCAAATTTCAGGATACTCTCCAAATACGATAGATAAAGATTTTGGAGATGATTATTTAAGAACAAATGATAAAACGACGAACAGAGCATCATTTAAACAATTGGAAATAGATGAAACAAAAGAATATTTTGAAACTGCTTTGAATAATGCTTCATTAGTATTTATTGTAGAAAATAATTATTTTGATAAAAACCTAAATCTATTAGAAAATAAAAAAGTAATATCTTTATTTAGTCATAATTGTGAAACTATAAACCATTCAAATATTGCAATTCCAGTAGCTTCATTTTATGAAAAATCAGGAACTTATATAAATAATGATGGATTTAAACAAAAAGTTATTTCAAAAATGAATAAAAATAATCCAATGAAAACTATAACAACAATAATAGAAGATTTAAAATCTATGATTGAAAAAGGAACTCTATGA
- a CDS encoding NADH-quinone oxidoreductase subunit NuoE family protein, with protein sequence MSTFKYTAENEIKFQEYVSKYPKIDSCMLPALWLVQEQIGWVSPEAMIYVAEKLGKTPIQVYEVATFYTMFNLKPIGKHHIELCKTLSCMLCGSQKIKNYIKETIGIEAGQTSADGLFHLSEVECMGACGGAPMFALNGEYHEKLTIEKVDELIKECKK encoded by the coding sequence ATGAGTACTTTTAAATATACTGCTGAAAATGAAATTAAATTTCAAGAATATGTATCAAAATACCCAAAAATAGACTCTTGTATGCTACCAGCTTTATGGTTAGTTCAAGAGCAAATTGGTTGGGTAAGTCCTGAAGCTATGATTTATGTGGCTGAAAAATTAGGAAAAACTCCTATTCAAGTTTATGAAGTTGCAACTTTTTATACTATGTTTAATTTAAAACCAATAGGAAAACATCATATTGAACTTTGTAAAACTCTTTCATGTATGTTATGCGGTTCACAAAAAATCAAAAACTATATAAAAGAAACTATTGGAATTGAAGCTGGGCAAACAAGTGCTGATGGATTATTTCATTTAAGCGAAGTTGAATGTATGGGAGCTTGTGGTGGAGCTCCGATGTTTGCTTTAAATGGTGAATACCATGAAAAATTAACTATAGAAAAAGTTGATGAATTAATCAAGGAGTGCAAAAAATGA
- a CDS encoding NADH-quinone oxidoreductase subunit A, whose product MSTELILASVIFVTIGLILVAVFVLTRFIGPKNENSEMKNSVYESGVTSPIGTTNIRFSVKFYLVAISFLLFDVEIIFMFPWAINILELGYFGLFKMFIFMGLLFAGLIYLYKKKALSWD is encoded by the coding sequence ATGTCAACTGAATTAATTCTAGCCTCTGTTATTTTTGTGACCATAGGACTTATACTTGTTGCAGTATTTGTTCTTACTAGGTTTATTGGTCCAAAAAATGAAAATTCAGAAATGAAAAATAGTGTATATGAAAGTGGAGTTACAAGTCCAATTGGAACAACTAATATCCGATTTTCAGTGAAGTTTTATTTGGTTGCTATTTCCTTCTTATTATTTGATGTGGAAATAATTTTTATGTTTCCTTGGGCTATAAATATTTTAGAGTTAGGTTATTTTGGACTTTTTAAAATGTTTATATTTATGGGATTGTTATTCGCTGGACTAATTTATCTTTACAAGAAAAAGGCACTATCATGGGATTAG
- the nuoF gene encoding NADH-quinone oxidoreductase subunit NuoF — protein MITKIVSKNFDIPNSHKLEVALVNGRYSSIDKLFTMTPDNVIKEVTKSGLRGKGGGGAACGPKWELMPKNDPRPAFLIVNGDESEPGTFKDRQIFQYDPHLLIEGIICTCYAINAHHAYIYIRGEYKFFIDRLNEAIKEAYEKKIIGDKIMDKYDFKLDITVHRGGGAYICGEKSALIESLEGKRGHPRLKPAGKECEWFFDNPATVNNVETIASVPNIVENGAIGYTKYGTEKSPGTMLFAISGAVKNPGVYEMAYGNKMIDFLNQVGGGMIEGKKLKAIIPGGSSCPILTADEVQKAVLDYESMWDIGSTLGTGGMIVIDEDTSMVDVAKNLIEFYHHESCGQCTPCREGTGWIDKILKKILKGDGSKEDLNTILDVCNTMNGKTVCVFAPAVKDIIESIVKKFPHEFNIYFKN, from the coding sequence ATGATAACAAAAATTGTAAGCAAAAATTTTGACATTCCAAATTCTCATAAATTAGAAGTTGCCCTTGTAAATGGAAGATACTCTTCAATAGATAAACTTTTTACTATGACTCCTGATAATGTTATAAAAGAAGTTACAAAGTCAGGTCTAAGAGGAAAAGGTGGTGGTGGAGCGGCATGTGGACCAAAATGGGAATTAATGCCTAAAAATGACCCAAGACCTGCTTTTCTAATAGTAAATGGAGATGAATCAGAACCAGGAACTTTCAAAGATAGACAAATTTTTCAATATGACCCACATCTTTTAATTGAAGGAATTATTTGTACTTGTTATGCAATAAATGCCCATCATGCTTATATTTATATAAGAGGTGAATACAAATTTTTTATTGATAGATTAAATGAAGCGATAAAAGAAGCCTACGAAAAGAAAATTATTGGTGATAAAATCATGGATAAGTATGATTTTAAACTTGATATTACAGTTCATAGAGGTGGTGGAGCTTATATTTGTGGAGAAAAATCTGCATTAATTGAATCTTTAGAAGGTAAAAGAGGTCATCCAAGACTAAAACCTGCAGGAAAAGAATGTGAATGGTTTTTCGATAATCCAGCAACTGTTAATAATGTAGAGACAATAGCATCTGTACCAAATATTGTTGAAAATGGAGCAATTGGTTATACAAAATATGGAACAGAAAAATCCCCAGGAACTATGCTATTTGCAATTTCAGGAGCTGTAAAAAATCCAGGTGTTTATGAAATGGCTTATGGAAATAAAATGATTGATTTTCTAAACCAAGTAGGTGGAGGAATGATTGAAGGAAAAAAATTAAAAGCAATTATCCCTGGAGGTTCATCTTGTCCAATCTTAACTGCTGATGAAGTTCAAAAAGCAGTATTAGATTATGAATCTATGTGGGATATTGGTTCAACTTTAGGTACAGGAGGAATGATAGTTATTGATGAAGATACATCTATGGTTGATGTAGCTAAAAATTTGATAGAGTTCTATCACCATGAGTCTTGCGGTCAATGTACACCTTGTAGAGAGGGTACCGGCTGGATAGATAAGATTTTGAAAAAAATCTTAAAGGGTGATGGTTCAAAAGAGGATTTAAATACAATACTTGATGTGTGTAACACTATGAATGGAAAAACTGTTTGTGTTTTTGCACCAGCAGTGAAAGATATAATTGAGAGTATTGTAAAAAAATTCCCTCACGAATTTAATATATATTTTAAAAACTAA
- a CDS encoding NADH-quinone oxidoreductase subunit D has protein sequence MLKCDLLIDSKDIKSTISKLKNEKDYTILLDITIIDYLKFPDITPSRFAVVYILRDASFKNQISIKTYIDDNTLEVDSLCYLYSAANWAEREAYDQYGIRFKGHPNLKRVLNHHQFVGHPLRKDYEITKGQICTHTEDLMDEMNPLLKQKGYTPEDIDDLMLLNVGPSHPASHGTIRNFVAMEGETITACVTEIGYLHRGFEKACENHTYSQVIPYTDRLNYCSAILNNIGYSKAVEEMLNIDITARAKMIRIIIGELSRIIDHLVCNAANMVDLGGLTNFWYLFAPRDMAYDLLSKLTGARLTNTYTRIGGLEFDLYKGFDEDLANVLKETEIAIDDALSLIAHNKIFLDRTQDVGVIKADFALQHGITGPNLRATGIAHDLRKDKPYYGYENFDFDIVIGSHGDVYDRMMCRFEEMRQSIKIIRQAMKELPSGAINVNAPGILLPSKKDVYGNIEGLMNQFKLTFEGIKVPKGEYYSSTEAANGELGFFIVSDGSGKPYKVKCRPPCFYSLAAFSKIVEGGMLADAVVTMASMNFIAGEFDR, from the coding sequence ATGCTTAAATGTGATTTATTAATTGATTCTAAAGATATTAAATCTACTATTTCTAAACTAAAGAATGAAAAAGATTATACTATTTTATTAGACATAACAATAATTGATTATTTAAAATTTCCAGATATTACACCATCAAGATTTGCTGTAGTTTATATATTAAGAGATGCTTCATTTAAAAATCAAATTTCTATAAAAACTTATATAGATGATAATACTTTAGAAGTTGATTCTCTTTGTTATTTATATAGTGCTGCAAATTGGGCAGAAAGAGAAGCTTATGACCAATATGGAATAAGATTTAAAGGTCATCCAAATTTAAAAAGAGTATTAAACCATCATCAGTTTGTAGGTCATCCTTTAAGAAAAGATTATGAAATTACAAAAGGACAAATTTGTACTCATACTGAAGATTTAATGGATGAGATGAATCCTTTATTAAAGCAAAAAGGTTATACACCTGAAGATATAGATGATTTAATGCTTCTAAATGTTGGACCATCTCATCCAGCTTCACATGGAACAATAAGAAATTTTGTTGCAATGGAAGGTGAAACAATTACTGCTTGTGTAACAGAAATTGGTTATTTACATAGAGGATTTGAAAAAGCTTGCGAAAATCATACTTATTCTCAAGTTATTCCTTATACAGATAGATTGAATTACTGTAGTGCCATTTTAAATAATATTGGTTATTCAAAAGCTGTTGAAGAGATGTTAAATATCGATATTACTGCACGAGCTAAAATGATTAGAATAATTATTGGTGAATTAAGCAGAATTATTGATCATTTAGTTTGTAATGCAGCAAATATGGTAGATTTAGGTGGACTTACAAACTTTTGGTATCTATTTGCACCAAGAGATATGGCTTATGATTTATTATCAAAATTAACAGGGGCAAGACTTACAAATACTTATACAAGAATTGGTGGTTTAGAATTTGATTTGTATAAAGGATTTGATGAAGATTTAGCAAATGTTCTAAAAGAAACAGAAATAGCGATTGATGATGCTTTATCTTTAATAGCTCATAACAAAATCTTTCTTGATAGAACTCAGGATGTGGGAGTTATAAAAGCTGATTTTGCTTTACAACATGGAATAACAGGTCCAAATTTAAGAGCTACTGGTATTGCCCATGATTTGAGAAAAGACAAACCTTATTATGGTTATGAGAATTTTGATTTTGACATAGTAATAGGAAGTCATGGTGATGTTTATGATCGAATGATGTGTAGATTTGAAGAAATGAGACAATCAATTAAAATTATTAGACAAGCAATGAAAGAACTTCCAAGTGGTGCAATAAATGTAAATGCACCTGGAATTTTGTTACCTAGTAAAAAAGATGTTTATGGAAACATTGAAGGTTTAATGAACCAATTTAAACTTACTTTTGAAGGTATCAAAGTTCCAAAAGGTGAATATTATTCATCAACTGAAGCAGCAAATGGAGAATTAGGATTCTTTATTGTTAGTGATGGAAGTGGGAAACCTTATAAAGTTAAATGTAGACCTCCATGTTTTTATTCCCTTGCAGCATTTTCAAAAATTGTTGAAGGTGGAATGTTGGCAGATGCTGTTGTTACAATGGCTAGTATGAATTTTATTGCAGGGGAGTTTGATAGATAA